The Podospora pseudocomata strain CBS 415.72m chromosome 3, whole genome shotgun sequence genome window below encodes:
- the LCB4 gene encoding sphinganine kinase lcb4 (EggNog:ENOG503NVE8; COG:I; COG:T), producing MDQDAMANPAKTASPEVVEAAGQELNNALVLSPGVTLTLGPESLLIPDQLVTKPNRSCLPSLGTKKGTPSSIPYYNILWAETSEDRSWLVVDYAHEDSPHHLVVRNLKFAVPAQTAEQTDDYMIKWVESLLKRAYGTAVRRKRAWVLVNPHAGPGGADKIWDKQVKPIFEAARIPMTIVRTTYSGEAVDLAQVLDIDNYDIAIPCSGDGLPHEVFNGLAKRPDARRALSKIAVCHIPCGSGNAMSCNLYGTHRPTLAALAIIKGIPTPLDLVSITQGEERFVSFLSQALGVIADLDLGTEHLRWMGAARFTVGFLMLVLQKKTYPCDIAVKVEIEHKESVKRHYRERVTLGSADVEASNGSGQSRACDGTDADGCPTTSSSPSPSAAVDDGGPGLPPLKYGTVMDKLPEGWELVPYEKLGSFYCGNMAYMAPDANFFSAALANDGLMDLIITQGDVSPLKSVGLQMAVDTGEFFDSQLVTYRKISAYRLIPRNAGKGGYLSIDGEARPFEPFQAEIHQGLGLTLSKHGCFEAPGPLNWDKVTTSERLLA from the exons ATGGACCAGGACGCGATGGCGAATCCAGCCAAGACAGCAAGCCCGGAAGTCGTCGAGGCCGCTGGTCAGGAATTGAACAATGCTCTTGTCCTCTCCCCGGGAGTTACACTCACTCTTGGGCCCGAGTCTCTTCTTATACCAG ACCAATTGGTAACCAAACCCAATCGATCATGTTTACCCAGTCTAG GAACGAAGAAAGGCACACCAAGCAGCATTCCATATTACAACATTCTCTGGGCGGAGACTTCGGAAGACCGTAGTTGGCTCGTAGTGGACTATGCTCATGAAGATAGCCCGCATCATCTCGTGGTTCGCAACCTAAAATTTGCCGTCCCGGCCCAGACTGCCGAGCAGACAGATGACTATATGATAAAATGGGTTGAGAGCCTCCTGAAGCGGGCCTATGGCACTGCCGTCCGCCGTAAGCGTGCTTGGGTCTTGGTAAACCCTCATGCTGGACCAGGGGGGGCCGACAAGATCTGGGACAAGCAGGTCAAGCCTATTTTTGAGGCGGCACGTATACCCATGACGATCGTTCGGACAACATATTCAGGCGAGGCAGTGGATCTGGCCCAAGTTCTGGACATCGACAATTATGACATTGCGATCCCGTGCTCCGGTGATGGGCTACCTCACGAGGTATTCAACGGCCTGGCAAAACGGCCAGACGCCCGCCGGGCTTTGTCCAAGATTGCCGTGTGCCACATCCCCTGCGGTTCTGGAAATGCAATGAGCTGCAACCTCTACGGCACTCACCGGCCGACCCTGGCGGCgctggccatcatcaagggGATCCCCACCCCTTTGGACCTGGTCAGCATCACACAGGGCGAAGAGCGGTTTGTCAGTTTCCTCAGTCAGGCCCTGGGCGTGATTGCCGACTTGGACCTGGGAACCGAGCATTTGCGCTGGATGGGAGCCGCCCGCTTCACCGTTGGCTTCCTCATGCTGGTTCTGCAGAAGAAGACATACCCCTGCGATATTGCCGTCAAGGTTGAAATCGAACACAAGGAAAGCGTGAAACGGCATTACCGGGAGCGCGTCACGCTGGGAAGCGCCGACGTCGAAGCGAGCAACGGCAGCGGACAATCCAGAGCCTGCGATGGAACAGATGCCGATGGGTGCCccacgacatcatcatccccatccccaagtGCGGCAGTGGACGACGGTGGCCCGGGCCTCCCACCACTCAAGTATGGCACCGTCATGGACAAGCTCCCTGAGGGATGGGAACTGGTGCCTTATGAAAAACTTGGTAGCTTCTACTGCGGAAAC ATGGCCTACATGGCGCCCGATGCCAACTTTTTCTCGGCTGCCCTTGCAAATGATGGACTCATggatctcatcatcacccaggGCGATGTCAGCCCACTCAAGTCTGTGGGCCTCCAGATGGCGGTCGATACAGGCGAGTTCTTCGATAGTCAGTTGGTCACCTACCGCAAGATTTCGGCATACCGTCTCATACCACGCAATGCAGGAAAGGGCGGCTACCTAAGCATTGATGGCGAGGCGAGACCATTTGAGCCGTTCCAGGCCGAGATCCATCAAGGCTTGGGCTTGACACTGTCCAAACATGGCTGCTTCGAGGCACCCGGCCCCCTCAATTGGGACAAAGTCACAACAAGTGAAAGGCTACTGGCGTGA
- a CDS encoding hypothetical protein (COG:S; EggNog:ENOG503NXYR) yields the protein MAQSPESPQLRLQSSLDSNPVKPRVLPNINTLDEHLQSLPTQPSSQQLPQLSQSSRPSEPSQPSQPLQHHHPRFWTPPPPTQSQAQAQTQAQAPPPSQTSQPASLPESTSAATSSSTTNGGGRGGEKDAADESSTVKHSNTYHHAPGASPAAAVAVGAAENSMHQVRGSQYEARYNGDAPMLTASMMSNSQPLPGPPRQPVNYAGSMPYHPDSLPPTSHYPYPPQAVPPADPYRPTPTSLPSMRTLDHGHGHGHGHGHGQPQPPPQHQHQQHGMALGGHMVAPVAPGPSGLGYHYVHPHVYGLPDPSAAGMRFAIAPGLAADPRIAMSGGRHKKEIKRRTKTGCLTCRKRRIKCDEGHPTCNNCKKSKRECLGYDPIFKQQPGPSAIQPAPNNQQQPSTPSTLASPAPTVLSSSTTHAYPPPTATTATYPPPPAPSVAFDSPASATPQSIKADQAYDYSAAIDPALQAAEASSTPASHYQQHIKTEGGTSHTVGDKNNLRAKKMKVDELIALGGAFPPAPSSPPSPETIDEMTKLYYEVYVPGLTLFFETQWYDIAKDRIATVLSAATLPNGQPLVSLFASFVDSISKIHGTDPSNMVASGHLETCVIWALARLPLLPSLNTAHPPSASNAPGRDSNEACGRLRVFETLISGETLESNPLTPPAASMSPSQRSELEFWFHLAQYLLHTHAPSSGSSTREHLLGLMRSLLDGRENRDVIYSIVVLREFTQRWDAGPNEQNVGAHLEESDPRSKLAVATRFIRDEAASTGGTTNVVRRLSDLAYRAFVRPGVNVNRTGRGG from the exons ATGGCTCAATCCCCCGAGTCACCCCAGTTGCGACTGCAGTCGTCTCTGGATTCGAATCCCGTAAAGCCGCGCGTGCTGCCAAATATCAACACGCTCGACGAGCACCTCCAGTCCCTACCGACCCAACCATCATCCCAACAGCTGCCCCAGCTGTCACAATCCTCACGACCCTCAGAGCCCTCACAGCCCTCACAGCCCttacaacaccaccacccgcgcTTTtggacaccaccaccgccgacacAATCACAGGCACAGGCACAGACACAGGCACAggcaccaccgccgtcccAGACGTCACAGCCTGCCAGTCTGCCAGAGAGCACCAGTGCCGCCACTagctccagcaccaccaacggCGGAGGACGCGGCGGTGAGAAGGACGCAGCCGATGAGAGCTCGACCGTGAAACATAGTAACACCTACCATCACGCGCCGGGAGCCAGCCCTGCCGCTGCCGTTGCCGTCGGTGCAGCAGAGAATTCGATGCACCAAGTTCGGGGCAGTCAGTACGAGGCGCGATACAACGGCGACGCGCCAATGTTGACCGCGTCCATGATGTCCAACTCGCAGCCACTCCCCGGGCCTCCCCGCCAACCCGTCAACTATGCCGGCTCGATGCCCTACCATCCCGACAGCCTACCGCCGACATCGCACTACCCGTATCCGCCGCAGGCCGTTCCGCCTGCCGATCCTTACCGACCGACGCCAACGTCCCTTCCCAGCATGCGAACCCTCGATCACGGACACGGGCACGGGCACGGACACGGACACGGGCAGCCACAGCCGCCAccacagcaccagcaccagcagcacggTATGGCGCTGGGTGGCCACATGGTAGCCCCAGTGGCCCCGGGCCCGTCAGGCTTGGGATATCACTATGTCCACCCACATGTTTATGGTCTTCCCGACCCCTCTGCCGCCGGCATGCGCTTCGCGATCGCGCCTGGCCTGGCGGCCGACCCGCGCATAGCCATGAGCGGAGGCAGACACAAAAAG GAGATCAAGCGACGAACGAAAACCGGCTGTTTGACATGTCGCAAGCGCAGAATCAAG TGCGACGAAGGACATCCGACGTGCAACAATTGCAAAAAGTCGAAGCGCGAGTGCCTGGGCTACGATCCCATCTTCAAGCAGCAACCGGGCCCAAGCGCCATCCAGCCTGCCCCGAacaaccagcagcaaccctcGACACCGTCCACGCTCGCGTCCCCCGCCCCGACTGTCCTGTCGTCCTCCACCACGCACGCCTACCCTCCTCCGACCGCGACGACAGCCACATACCCGCCCCCGCCCGCTCCAAGTGTTGCATTTGACTCCCCTGCATCCGCAACCCCGCAGAGCATCAAGGCCGACCAGGCATACGACTACTCGGCGGCTATCGACCCCGCTCTCCAAGCTGCGGAAGCCTCGAGCACGCCTGCATCTCACTATCAGCAGCATATCAAGACTGAGGGGGGCACATCCCACACCGTTGGTGACAAGAACAATTTGAGAG CAAAGAAGATGAAGGTCGATGAGCTGATAGCACTTGGGGGCGCCTTCCCCCCAGCCCCCAGCTCGCCCCCGTCCCCCGAAACTATCGACGAGATGACCAAGCTGTACTACGAGGTCTACGTTCCAGGTCTGACGCTCTTTTTCGAGACGCAATGGTATGATATCGCAAAGGACCGGATCGCGACGGTTCTCTCTGCCGCAACGCTCCCCAACGGCCAACCGCTCGTTTCTCTTTTCGCTTCCTTTGTCGACTCCATCTCCAAAATCCACGGCACCGACCCGAGCAATATGGTAGCCTCGGGCCATCTTGAAACGTGTGTGATTTGGGCACTCGCTcggctgccgctgctgccctcTTTGAATACTGCCCACCCACCTTCAGCATCAAACGCTCCTGGGCGGGACTCGAACGAGGCATGCGGTCGTCTACGTGTCTTCGAGACGCTCATCTCCGGAGAAACGCTAGAGAGCAATCCTTTgacaccaccggcagccaGCATGAGCCCATCACAAAGGAGCGAGCTGGAATTTTGGTTTCATCTGGCGCAGTACCTTTTGCACACGCATGCCCCATCTTCTGGATCTAGTACTCGTGAACATCTTCTTGGTCTCATGAGGTCTCTGCTGGATGGTCGAGAAAATCGTGATGTGATTTACAGCATTGTGGTGCTCCGCGAGTTTACCCAGCGTTGGGACGCTGGCCCGAACGAGCAAAATGTGGGAGCACATTTGGAAGAGTCGGATCCGCGCAGCAAGCTCGCAGTTGCCACGCGGTTCATTCGAGACGAAGCTGCCTCAACGGGCGGGACGACAAATGTTGTGCGGCGTCTTTCCGATCTGGCCTATCGAGCATTTGTTCGACCTGGTGTCAACGTCAACAGAACCGGCAGGGGTGGTTAG
- a CDS encoding hypothetical protein (EggNog:ENOG503Q4VG; COG:S) encodes MNYRVLSDVIGNSRILMGQSDPRGIYESSKAKRGVTPLPNSTWKTSTTCTSASSIYQTDTAELLLISIINVDTSLGANRPGADALDPSSTSNRVSDKVAGVLWTKPAAPSQETVSPSASPAPRPHTSVPMTQSSSLPPLTPQFCFSTTVLRDFLRLSRGTIDDTITQNLNALATPSRAGFDPTSTSRLARPATRQIDASSCEAFKNQVLFPSWQSRSDVLSYCTLVATSPDPDDPEATLRETEKEKNRERVVDERLDPYSSRFFPREARTEQLATILRQEMGVENIVRARSWGIVRERCGDIENSWEDALARWRKLHTAS; translated from the exons ATGAATTACCGGGTTTTGAGCGATGTGATTGGCAATTCTCGAATCCTAATGGGCCAGAGCGATCCACGGGGCATTTATGAGTCGTCCAAAGCCAAACGCGGGGTGACGCCACTTCCGAATTCAACCTGGAAGACAAGCACAACGTGCACGTCAGCCTCCAGCATCTATCAAACAGACACGGCAGAGCTTCTGTTGATCAGCATTATAAACGTAGATACTAGTTTGGGCGCAAATCGTCCTGGAGCTGACGCCCTggatccatcatcaacaagcaaTCGCGTGTCAGACAAGGTGGCGGGTGTTTTATGGACGAAGCCGGCAGCTCCATCGCAGGAGACTGTttctccttcggcgtcccCAGCTCCAAGACCTCACACATCTGTTCCAATGACCCAATCATCCTCGTTGCCACCGCTCACGCCGCAGTTTTGTTTCTCGACAACTGTCCTTCGAG ATTTTCTTCGGCTGTCGAGGGGCACCATTGATGACACAATCACACAAAACCTCAATGCCTTAGCAACACCATCTAGAGCGGGGTTTGATCCAACTTCCACCTCTCGCCTGGCGCGGCCAGCCACACGGCAGATTGATGCAAGTTCCTGCGAAGCCTTCAAGAACCAGGTTCTATTTCCGTCGTGGCAGTCCCGCTCCGATGTGTTGAGCTATTGCACCTTGGTGGCCACGAGCCCTGATCCCGATGACCCTGAAGCCACTCTCAGGGAgacagaaaaagagaaaaacagGGAGCGTGTTGTGGACGAGAGGTTGGATCCATATTCGTCACGTTTCTTCCCACGAGAGGCGCGAACCGAGCAGCTGGCGACAATACTTCGGCAGGAAATGGGCGTTGAAAACATCGTCCGGGCAAGAAGCTGGGGAATTGTTCGGGAAAGATGCGGCGATATCGAAAACAGCTGGGAAGATGCTCTGGCTCGCTGGCGAAAGCTCCATACGGCGTCATAG
- a CDS encoding hypothetical protein (COG:A; BUSCO:EOG092646C6; EggNog:ENOG503P4VI), which yields MASQERSMPFIKNLASSDRKIRTSALASLHTFLSSRQISSSLTTLDILKLWKGLFFALWMCDRAIPQQTLCAELANLINVLPRHAVVPWLRGFWATMAREWTSIDVLRMEKFLLLVRRVVASGFEWMKQGGEGKKKKSGKETAWDMQRVDNILDLLNEWPFSLEDEARVEQGTEKEELVPQTIPVGLRLHVLDIWVDEAEKVGLLEADDVEASKILQRLIDQVDALEQATTRPAVRIRSKDSLGDERLPGNRKPAVEEDQTTTDSGDGGDWDGFED from the exons ATGGCATCTCAGGAAAGGAGCATGCCATTCATCAAAAACTTGGCTTCAAGTG ACCGTAAAATCCGAACATCGGCGCTTGCCTCTCTTCATACCTTCCTCTCGTCCCGCCaaatctcttcctctctcaccaccctcgacatcctcaaactctgGAAGGGCCTCTTTTTCGCCTTGTGGATGTGTGATCGCGCGATTCCTCAACAAACCCTCTGCGCCGAGCTGGCCAACCTTATCAATGTGCTTCCTCGCCATGCTGTCGTCCCCTGGCTGCGCGGCTTCTGGGCGACCATGGCGCGCGAGTGGACAAGCATCGATGTGCTGCGCATGGAAAAgttcttgctgctggttaGGAGGGTCGTCGCCAGCGGGTTCGAATGGATGAAGCAGGGAGGTGaaggcaaaaagaagaagagcgggaAAGAGACTGCTTGGGATATGCAAAGGGTGGACAACATTCTTGATCTGTTGAATGAATGGCCCTTTTCCCTTGAAGACGAAGCGCGGGTGGAGCAAGGAACAGAAAAGGAAGAGTTGGTGCCCCAGACGATACCCGTAGGGTTGAGGCTGCATGTACTGGACATATGGGtggatgaggctgagaaggtCGGGCTGTTAGAAGCGGACGATGTCGAGGCAAGCAAGATCTTACAGCGCCTTATCGATCAAGTGGACGCTTTAGAGCAAGCCACAACGAGACCAGCTGTGCGCATCCGATCTAAAGATTCTCTGGGGGATGAGCGTCTCCCAGGCAACCGCAAGCCCGCGGTTGAAGAGGATCAAACGACGACAGATAGCGGGGATGGAGGCGACTGGGATGGTTTCGAGGACTAA
- the GOR1 gene encoding glyoxylate reductase (EggNog:ENOG503NW94; COG:E), with amino-acid sequence MASSKSAGRPKVLLLGVIEHAQSSWEAVGEIAQILTPKSNNRADFIQEASSGAFDGCVAAYRTFDSFEVTGKIDGELLQALPDSLRFLCHNGAGYDQVDVHACTARGIRVSNTPTAVDDATADMGIFLLLGALRNVAVGMASLRAGEWRGKTLPPLGHDPQGKVLGILGMGGIGRNMAKKALVFGMQIRYHNRTRLDAHIEKEIGAEYVDFDTLLAGSDVISLNLPLNPKTRHIISRNEFAKMKAGVVIVNTARGAVIDEAALVEALDSGHVSSAGLDVYENEPDVHPGLLANPRVLLVPHMGTFTVETETKMEEWAISNVRMAVESGRLRSIVPEQKSMER; translated from the exons ATGGCCTCTTCTAAAAGTGCAGGCCGACCAAAGGTGCTCTTGCTAGGCGTAATTGAGCA TGCCCAGTCATCGTGGGAAGCCGTAGGCGAGATAGCTCAAATCTTGACGCCAAAGTCGAACAACCGAGCCGACTTCATCCAGGAAGCATCCTCTGGAGCCTTTGACGGCTGCGTTGCCGCCTACCGCACCTTCGACAGCTTCGAAGTGACAGGCAAAATAGATGGCGAACTGCTCCAGGCACTCCCGGATTCCCTCCGTTTCCTGTGCCACAACGGAGCCGGATATGATCAGGTTGACGTCCACGCCTGTACCGCTCGCGGCATCCGTGTGTCCAACACCCCGACGGCCGTGGACGACGCCACGGCCGACATGGGGattttcctccttctcggaGCTCTGAGAAACGTGGCCGTCGGCATGGCCTCTCTTCGAGCAGGGGAGTGGCGCGGGAAGACCCTCCCACCGCTGGGACACGATCCCCAGGGCAAAGTCCTCGGCATCTTGGGTATGGGCGGTATAGGCCGCAacatggccaagaaggcgcTGGTGTTTGGTATGCAGATCCGATACCACAACAGAACGAGGCTGGATGCTCATATCGAGAAGGAGATTGGGGCTGAATATGTTGATTTCGACACTTTGCTGGCTGGCAGCGACGTCATCAGTTTGAACTTGCCCCTGAACCCAAAAACCCGTCACATCATCTCGCGAAACGAGTTTGCCAAGATGAAGGCAGGCGTCGTCATAGTCAACACGGCCAGAGGGGCTGTCATCGACGAAGCAGCGCTGGTGGAAGCTCTTGATTCTGGACATGTAAGCTCTGCCGGCTTGGACGTGTATGAGAACGAGCCGGATGTCCACCCTGGGTTGCTGGCCAACCCCCGCGTCCTTCTGGTCCCACACATGGGAACCTTTACCGTCGAGACGGAGACTAAGATGGAAGAATGGGCGATTAGCAATGTGCGCATGGCTGTTGAATCTGGTCGTTTGCGGAGTATCGTGCCGGAACAGAAGAGCATGGAACGGTAG
- a CDS encoding hypothetical protein (BUSCO:EOG09260J97; EggNog:ENOG503NWWH; COG:B), translating into MPQILSTKEANLFRQVIRDYEEKRYRAGLKAAEQILKRNPKHGDTMSMKALIMNAQGKTEEAFNLAKEALKVDFKSHICWHVYGILYRTNKNFEEAIKAYKFALKLEPESQQIQRDLAILQVQTRDYEGYVQSRFAMLKARPQLRQNWTALAIAHHLEGNLQEAERILTTYEKSVSVAPSKTDFENSEALLYKNSIIAEQGETERALEHLEQECKKCLDRLAVMELRARYLAELGRKEEAETAYRALIDRNPDHTDYYKRLVDVLGLTAEDEAAQKAIFDEYSAKYPRSDAARRLPLDFLTGDEFRTAAKAYLALMFNKGVPSTFANLKHLYSDSFKKDTLPSLAEEYLQEAEGSNAEASSDSSKGVGAALFFLAQHYNYHMSRDLTKALEYVEKAIQLDPKSVDFQMTKARIFKHQGDIAKAAEAMDQARLLDTKDRYINTKAAKYQLRNNENEKALNTLGLFTRAETVGGPLADLIDMQAMWFLTEDGEAWQRRGNVALALKRYHTVFNIFDIWQEDQFDFHSFSLRKGQIRAYVDMIRWEDKLREHPFYFRAALDAVKLYLSMYDKPEGVNGANGNNANGEDAAEKKKAAKKAKKEAQKAEKEAAERAAKQNPNKAQKDKEEEVKKKDDDPNGVKLAETKDPLGDAMKFLEPLLQFSPKNIEGQIAGFEVYIRRKKYVLAAKCLKAAQALDENHVKVRELAATMQKTMDGVLESLAPKIQEALKTELA; encoded by the exons ATGCCACAAATACTCAGTACCAAAGAGGCCAACCTCTTCCGCCAGGTCATTCGTGACTATGAGGAGAAGCGATACAGAGCGGGCCTCAAGGCGGCCGAGCAGATCTTGAAAAGGAACCCCAAGCATGGCGACACCATGTCGATGAAGGCCCTGATCATGAACGCACAGGGTAAAACAGAGGAGGCCTTCAACCTGGCCAAGGAAGCTCTCAAGGTTGACTTCAAGTCACACATCTGCTGGCATGTGTACGGCATCCTGTACCGTACCAACAAGAACTTTGAGGAGGCTATCAAGGCCTACAAGTTTGCCCTCAAGCTCGAGCCTGAGTCGCAACAGATTCAGCGCGACTTGGCCATCCTCCAGGTGCAAACCCGCGACTACGAAGGTTACGTTCAAAGCAGGTTCGCGATGCTCAAGGCGCGCCCGCAACTGCGTCAGAACTGGACCGCGTTGGCTATTGCTCACCATCTCGAGGGCAATCTTCAGGAAGCTGAGAGGATCTTGACCACATACGAAAAGTCCGTGTCGGTGGCCCCTTCAAAGACTGACTTTGAGAACTCGGAAGCGCTCCTTTACAAAAACTCCATCATTGCTGAGCAAGGAGAGACAGAGCGGGCCCTGGAACACTTGGAGCAAGAGTGCAAAAAGTGCTTGGATCGGTTGGCCGTTATGGAGCTACGGGCCCGTTATCTTGCCGAGCTGGGacggaaggaggaggcggaaaCGGCATATCGGGCGTTGATTGATCGAAACCCAGACCACACCGACTACTACAAGCGCTTGGTGGACGTGTTGGGCCTGaccgccgaggatgaggctgCGCAAAAGGCCATCTTTGATGAATATTCTGCCAAGTATCCTCGCTCTGATGCTGCTCGTCGTTTGCCCTTGGACTTTTTGACAG GCGACGAGTTCCGAACTGCAGCCAAAGCATACCTGGCCCTGATGTTCAACAAGGGCGTCCCATCAACATTTGCCAACCTTAAGCACTTGTACTCTGACTCCTTCAAAAAGGATACTCTTCCTTCGCTGGCCGAAGAGTACCTCCAAGAAGCCGAGGGTTCCAACGCAGAAGCCAGCAGCGACAGCTCCAAGGGAGTAGGGGctgctcttttcttcctcgcccagcaCTACAACTATCACATGAGCCGCGACCTTACCAAAGCGCTCGAGTATGTCGAGAAGGCCATCCAGTTGGACCCAAAGAGTGTCGATTTTCAAATGACAAAGGCGAGAATTTTCAAACACCAAGGCGATATCGCGAAGGCCGCCGAGGCCATGGACCAAGCTCGCCTACTTGATACAAAGGACCGctacatcaacaccaaggccGCCAAATACCAGCTGAGGAACAATGAGAACGAGAAGGCCCTCAACACACTCGGCCTTTTTACGAGGGCCGAGACTGTCGGCGGCCCCTTGGCTGACTTGATCGATATGCAAGCGATGTGGTTTTTGaccgaggatggcgaggcgTGGCAGCGTCGCGGAAACGTGGCTCTAGCTTTGAAGCGCTACCACACCGTATTCAACATTTTCGACATTTGGCAGGAGGACCAGTTCGATTTCCACAGTTTCTCTCTTCGCAAGGGTCAAATCCGCGCATACGTGGACATGATTCGCTGGGAAGACAAGCTCAGGGAGCATCCATTCTACTTCCGGGCTGCTCTGGATGCCGTGAAGCTTTACCTGTCCATGTACGACAAGCCAGAAGGCGTGAACGGCGCCAATGGCAACAACGCCAACGGGGAAGAcgctgccgagaagaagaaggcggccaagaaagccaagaaggaggcacagaaggcggagaaggaagcgGCAGAACGTGCCGCAAAGCAAAACCCCAACAAGGCACAGAAGgataaggaggaggaagtcaaGAAAAAGGATGATGACCCGAACGGGGTGAAGCTCGCCGAGACGAAGGATCCGCTGGGAGATGCGATGAAGTTCTTGGAGCCACTTCTCCAGTTTAGCCCCAAGAACATTGAGGGCCAGATCGCGGGCTTTGAGGTCTACATCCGCAGGA AAAAGTACGTGTTGGCCGCAAAGTGCCTCAAGGCAGCCCAGGCTCTAGATGAGAACCATGTCAAGGTTCGGGAGCTCGCGGCCACAATGCAAAAGACGATGGACGGTGTCCTGGAGTCTCTGGCCCCCAAGATTCAAGAAGCGCTGAAGACAGAGCTCGCCTAA
- the SAH1 gene encoding S-adenosyl-L-homocysteine hydrolase (COG:H; BUSCO:EOG09262LYR; EggNog:ENOG503NU46) — protein MSNFKVADISLAAFGRREIELAENEMPGLMKTREKYAADQPLKGARIAGCLHMTIQTAVLIETLTALGAEVTWTSCNIFSTQDHAAAAIAATGVPVFAWKGETEEEYNWCLEQQLVAFKDNKKLNLILDDGGDLTHLVHTKYPEMLADCYGVSEETTTGVHHLYRMLKEGKLLVPAINVNDSVTKSKFDNLYGCRESLIDGIKRATDVMIAGKIGVVAGFGDVGKGCALALQGMGARVLVTEVDPINALQAAMAGFQVTTMEKAAKVGQIFVTTTGCRDILVGKHFEAMPNDAIVCNIGHFDVEIDVAWLKANAQSVQNIKPQVDRFLMKNGRHVILLAEGRLVNLGCATGHSSFVMSCSFTNQVLAQIMLFKNNDEAFAKKYVEFAKSGKLEKKVYVLPKILDEEVARLHLDHVNVELETLTNVQAEYLGLDVEGPYKSDHYRY, from the exons ATGTCCAACTTCAAGGTCGCCGATATCTCCCTTGCTGCCTTCGGGCGCCGCGAGATCGAGCTCGCTGAGAACGAGATGCCCGGTCTCATGAAGACCAGAGAGAAG TATGCTGCCGACCAGCCTCTCAAAGGTGCCCGCATTGCTGGCTGCCTCCACATGACCATCCAGACTGCTGTCCTCATCGAGACCCTGACCGCCCTCGGTGCTGAGGTTACATGGACTTCCTGCAACATCTTCAGCACCCAAGACcacgccgctgccgccaTTGCTGCCACCGGTGTGCCGGTCTTCGCCTGGAAGGGCGAGACCGAGGAGGAATACAACTGGTGcttggagcagcagctcgttGCCTTCAAGGACAACAAGAAGCTGAACCTTATCCTTGACGACGGTGGTGATCTCACTCACCTGGTCCACACCAAGTACCCCGAGATGCTCGCCGACTGCTACGGTGTCTCTGAGGAGACCACCACTGGTGTACACCACCTCTACCGCATGCTCAAGGAGGGCAAGCTCCTTGTTCCTGCCATCAACGTCAACGACTCTGTCACCAAGTCCAAGTTCGACAACTTGTACGGCTGCCGCGAGTCCCTCATTGACGGCATCAAGCGCGCCACCGACGTGATGATTGCTGGCAagattggtgttgttgctggtttCGGTGATGTTGGCAAGGGCTGTGCTCTCGCTCTCCAGGGTATGGGTGCCCGTGTGCTCGTCACCGAGGTTGATCCCATCAACGCCCTCCAGGCTGCCATGGCTGGTTTCCAGGTGACCACCATGGAGAAGGCCGCCAAGGTCGGCCAGATCTTCGTTACCACCACTGGCTGCCGTGACATTCTGGTTGGCAAGCACTTCGAGGCCATGCCCAACGACGCCATCGTCTGCA ACATCGGTCACTTTGACGTTGAGATTGACGTTGCCTGGCTCAAGGCCAACGCCCAATCTGTCCAGAACATCAAGCCCCAGGTTGACCGTTTCCTCATGAAGAACGGCCGCCACGTCATCCTTTTGGCTGAGGGCCGTCTCGTCAACTTGGGCTGCGCCACTGGCCACAGCTCTTTCGTCATGTCGTGCAGCTTCACCAACCAGGTGCTCGCTCAGATCATGCTTTTCAAGAACAACGATGAGGCTTTCGCCAAGAAGTATGTCGAGTTCGCCAAGAGTGGcaagctcgagaagaaggtctaCGTCCTCCCCAAGATtctcgacgaggaggttgccCGTCTTCACTTGGACCACGTCAACGTCGAACTTGAGACTCTCACCAACGTCCAGGCTGAgtacctcggcctcgacgtTGAGGGTCCTTACAAGAGCGACCACTACCGCTACTAA